A stretch of the Marinobacter sp. JH2 genome encodes the following:
- the recJ gene encoding single-stranded-DNA-specific exonuclease RecJ, with protein MTPKKILRRPQPADTSSWGQSLPPILRRLYAARGVQSDDQLQYTLKHLASPMQLRGIDRAVELLADAVVQKQRVMILGDFDADGATSTAVAMLGLSMLGVPSVDFRVPSRFSDGYGLTPGIIHRLQEEGELPDLLVTVDNGISAIEGVRAARELGIKVVVTDHHLAGEELPDADAIVNPNQPGCPFLSKNAAGVGVMFYVLTALRKHLRDRNLLPNPEPNLGTLLDLVALGTVADVVPLDHNNRIFVEQGIRRIRKGEARPGILALLKVAGRDHTEISSTDLGFVVGPRLNAAGRLDDMSIGIACLLVDNPDEALRLAQELDTFNRERRTIEKDMKSQAQELLASMSLDIDGLPWGLALFDQDWHQGVIGILAARIREQTHRPTIAFAPDDDGVSLKGSARSIPGLHIRDALAVVDAKSPGLMKKYGGHAMAAGMTIARDDLELFGKAFDQAVRDTLTPEDLEAAIVTDGPLASAELNLDTAYLLKRSGPWGQHFPEPLFDGEFKVVSQRIVGENHLKLVLQPAEGGGIIDAIAFNTGPEVPDYTRSGARVVYKPDANTFRGRTNLQLMVDYLEPLG; from the coding sequence ATGACTCCTAAAAAGATCCTGCGCCGCCCCCAGCCCGCTGACACGTCGAGCTGGGGGCAAAGCCTGCCTCCCATCCTTCGTCGGTTATACGCCGCCCGTGGCGTTCAATCCGACGATCAGCTCCAGTACACCCTGAAGCACCTGGCGTCCCCGATGCAATTGCGAGGCATAGACCGAGCTGTGGAGTTGCTGGCCGACGCGGTGGTTCAGAAGCAGCGCGTTATGATTCTTGGTGATTTCGATGCAGACGGTGCCACCAGCACGGCGGTTGCGATGCTCGGCTTGTCTATGTTGGGCGTGCCATCGGTCGATTTCAGAGTGCCGAGTCGTTTCTCCGATGGTTACGGCCTAACACCGGGAATCATCCATCGATTGCAGGAAGAGGGTGAATTACCCGACTTGCTGGTGACCGTTGATAACGGAATCTCCGCCATCGAAGGCGTGCGAGCTGCAAGGGAACTTGGAATCAAAGTGGTTGTGACTGATCATCACTTGGCGGGAGAAGAACTGCCAGACGCAGATGCCATCGTAAATCCCAATCAGCCCGGCTGCCCGTTCTTAAGCAAAAATGCCGCTGGCGTGGGTGTAATGTTCTATGTGCTCACCGCGCTGCGAAAGCACCTGCGTGATCGCAATCTGCTGCCGAATCCTGAGCCCAATCTGGGTACCCTGCTGGATCTGGTCGCTTTGGGCACGGTGGCGGATGTTGTTCCGTTGGACCATAACAACCGAATTTTTGTAGAGCAGGGCATTCGCCGTATCCGCAAAGGCGAAGCTCGCCCTGGCATACTGGCGCTGTTAAAAGTGGCAGGCCGGGACCACACCGAGATCAGTTCTACCGATCTGGGTTTTGTTGTTGGCCCCCGTCTTAATGCCGCCGGCCGCTTGGATGATATGAGCATCGGCATTGCCTGTTTGCTCGTGGATAACCCCGATGAAGCCTTGCGTCTCGCGCAAGAGCTGGACACTTTCAATCGAGAGCGCCGCACCATCGAAAAAGACATGAAAAGCCAAGCCCAAGAGCTGCTGGCTTCCATGTCGTTGGATATCGACGGTTTGCCCTGGGGCTTGGCTTTGTTTGATCAGGACTGGCACCAAGGTGTGATAGGTATTCTCGCCGCCAGAATCCGCGAGCAGACCCATCGCCCGACCATTGCGTTTGCGCCGGACGATGACGGCGTTAGCCTCAAAGGCTCGGCCCGGTCTATTCCGGGCCTGCATATCCGCGATGCTCTCGCGGTTGTGGATGCCAAATCACCGGGTTTGATGAAAAAATACGGCGGCCACGCCATGGCCGCCGGTATGACGATTGCCCGTGACGACCTGGAATTATTCGGCAAAGCTTTCGACCAGGCGGTTAGAGACACCCTGACGCCGGAAGATCTGGAAGCGGCCATCGTCACTGACGGCCCGTTGGCATCTGCGGAGCTGAACCTCGATACCGCATACCTGCTCAAGCGCAGCGGCCCTTGGGGGCAACACTTCCCAGAGCCATTGTTCGATGGTGAATTCAAAGTCGTCAGCCAGCGCATCGTGGGAGAAAATCACCTGAAACTGGTGCTGCAGCCAGCAGAAGGCGGCGGCATTATCGACGCCATCGCCTTCAATACCGGCCCTGAAGTACCGGACTACACCCGCTCGGGTGCCCGGGTGGTCTACAAACCGGATGCCAACACCTTCCGTGGTCGGACCAACTTGCAGTTGATGGTGGATTATCTCGAGCCTCTGGGCTGA
- the thrC gene encoding threonine synthase: MRYISTRGEAPALGFEDVLLTGLATDGGLYVPESLPHFSLEEIRSWRGLPYAELAFNVMYPFVEDAIPADDFRIMLNETYSGFAHQSVAPLVQLDSNEWVMELFRGPTLAFKDFALQLLGRLLDYVLEKRKQHVVIMGATSGDTGSAAIEGCRRCEHVDIFILHPYQRVSEVQRRQMTTVQGDNIHNIAVKGNFDDCQRMVKESFGDQSFLGGKTQLAAVNSINWARIMAQIVYYFQASLALGGPDRSMAFSVPTGNFGDIFAGYLAKKMGLPISQLVIATNRNDILHRFMSGNRYEQQQLEHTLSPSMDIMVSSNFERLLFDLHGRDGVAVKDLLENAAKGPVSIEDYRWKAARKLFDSDAVDDKATCDTIREIYEKNEYLLDPHTAIGVRAARNCRRDETVPMITLGTAHPAKFPDAIVESGLSVKPQLPPHMADLFEREERYTVLDNDLAEVQGFLSKHWKNA, translated from the coding sequence GTGAGATACATCAGCACACGGGGCGAAGCACCCGCTTTAGGCTTTGAAGACGTTCTTCTGACTGGGTTGGCAACCGACGGTGGCCTATATGTACCGGAGTCGTTGCCGCACTTCAGCTTGGAAGAAATTCGCAGCTGGCGGGGCTTGCCCTACGCGGAGTTGGCCTTTAACGTTATGTACCCGTTCGTGGAAGATGCCATCCCGGCCGACGATTTCCGCATAATGTTGAATGAAACCTATAGCGGCTTTGCCCATCAGTCGGTAGCGCCTCTGGTTCAGCTCGACAGCAATGAATGGGTGATGGAACTGTTCCGCGGTCCCACGTTGGCCTTCAAAGACTTTGCGCTGCAATTGCTTGGACGCTTGCTCGACTATGTGCTTGAAAAGCGTAAGCAGCACGTTGTGATCATGGGCGCGACGTCGGGTGACACAGGTTCTGCGGCCATTGAAGGTTGCCGACGTTGCGAGCATGTGGATATTTTCATCCTGCACCCGTACCAGCGTGTGTCTGAGGTACAGCGTCGCCAGATGACGACCGTGCAGGGCGACAACATCCACAACATTGCCGTGAAGGGAAACTTTGACGATTGCCAGCGCATGGTCAAAGAAAGCTTCGGTGACCAGTCGTTCCTGGGTGGTAAAACCCAGTTGGCGGCTGTGAACTCGATCAACTGGGCGCGAATCATGGCCCAGATCGTCTACTACTTCCAAGCATCGCTGGCATTGGGTGGCCCTGACCGCAGCATGGCGTTCTCTGTGCCCACGGGTAACTTTGGCGACATCTTTGCCGGTTACCTGGCCAAGAAGATGGGCCTGCCTATCAGTCAGTTGGTGATTGCCACCAACCGCAACGACATTCTGCATCGCTTCATGAGCGGTAACCGCTATGAGCAGCAGCAGTTGGAGCACACGCTGTCGCCTAGCATGGACATCATGGTATCCAGCAACTTTGAGCGGTTGTTGTTCGACTTGCATGGTCGTGACGGCGTTGCGGTGAAAGATCTGCTGGAAAACGCAGCTAAAGGTCCAGTCAGCATCGAAGATTACCGTTGGAAGGCGGCCCGCAAGCTGTTTGACAGCGATGCGGTAGACGACAAAGCCACCTGCGATACCATCCGTGAAATCTACGAGAAGAATGAATACCTGCTCGACCCGCATACCGCGATCGGCGTGCGCGCAGCCCGTAATTGCCGTCGCGACGAAACGGTTCCGATGATTACCTTGGGCACCGCGCACCCGGCCAAGTTCCCTGATGCTATTGTCGAATCCGGCTTGTCGGTGAAGCCTCAGTTGCCGCCTCACATGGCTGATCTGTTCGAGCGAGAAGAGCGCTACACCGTGCTGGATAACGATCTGGCTGAAGTGCAGGGCTTTTTGTCCAAGCACTGGAAAAATGCCTGA
- a CDS encoding homoserine dehydrogenase: MKDVNVGICGLGTVGGGTFNVLTRNAAIISGRIGCNIRITRVASRKRRDDLDLGDIPFSTDIFDVVNDVNVDVVVELIGGYDVARELVLTAIANGKHVVTANKALIAVHGNEIFEAAEKAGVVVAYEAGVAGGIPVIKAVREGLAANRIDTIAGIINGTGNFILTEMRAGRPFDEVLKEAQALGYAEADPTFDVEGIDAAHKLTILASSGIGVPLQFEKAYTEGISSLTPSDIAHAELLGYRVKHLGIARRRDEGIELRVHPTLVPKTHLIAQVDGVLNAVMVDGDAVGQTMYYGPGAGDEATASAVIADIVDVARSVASDSRQKVPYLGFTPDALEDLPVLPMEEIQSAYYLRIQAFDRPGVLAKIASILSEHGINIESIMQKESEFADGRIPVIILTHTVQERQMNLAIEEMESLVDVDGSVVRIRAENFN, encoded by the coding sequence TTGAAAGACGTTAATGTCGGAATTTGCGGATTAGGAACCGTAGGCGGCGGTACATTCAATGTCCTGACTCGCAACGCGGCGATTATTTCGGGTCGTATCGGCTGTAATATTCGAATTACCCGTGTGGCTAGCCGGAAGCGTCGGGATGATCTCGACCTCGGTGATATTCCGTTCAGCACCGACATTTTTGATGTGGTGAATGACGTTAACGTCGACGTTGTGGTCGAACTGATTGGTGGCTACGACGTTGCCCGTGAACTGGTGTTGACTGCCATTGCCAATGGTAAACATGTCGTAACAGCAAATAAGGCTCTGATTGCCGTTCACGGTAACGAAATTTTTGAAGCCGCTGAAAAGGCGGGTGTCGTCGTTGCTTACGAAGCCGGTGTGGCCGGTGGTATTCCGGTTATCAAGGCCGTCCGTGAAGGTTTGGCTGCAAACCGCATCGACACCATCGCGGGAATCATCAACGGTACCGGTAACTTTATTTTGACCGAAATGCGTGCTGGCCGTCCGTTTGACGAAGTACTAAAAGAGGCGCAGGCGCTGGGTTACGCAGAAGCTGATCCCACATTCGATGTTGAAGGCATTGATGCGGCCCACAAGCTTACGATTTTGGCCTCGTCCGGTATTGGCGTTCCGCTGCAGTTCGAGAAAGCTTACACCGAAGGCATTTCGTCGTTGACCCCGAGCGATATCGCTCACGCCGAGCTGCTGGGTTACCGCGTTAAACACCTGGGTATCGCCCGTCGTCGTGACGAAGGTATTGAGTTGCGAGTTCACCCCACGCTGGTTCCGAAAACACACCTGATTGCTCAGGTTGATGGCGTTCTGAATGCCGTCATGGTCGACGGTGATGCTGTTGGCCAAACCATGTATTACGGCCCCGGTGCAGGTGACGAGGCCACTGCCTCTGCAGTGATTGCGGACATCGTTGATGTAGCTCGCTCGGTAGCCAGTGATAGTCGGCAGAAAGTGCCGTATCTGGGCTTCACGCCTGATGCGTTGGAAGATTTACCAGTGCTGCCGATGGAAGAAATTCAATCTGCTTATTATCTGCGCATTCAGGCGTTTGACCGGCCGGGTGTTCTGGCCAAGATTGCATCGATTCTGAGTGAGCACGGCATCAACATTGAATCGATCATGCAGAAAGAATCCGAGTTCGCGGATGGCCGTATTCCGGTCATCATCCTGACTCACACGGTTCAGGAGCGTCAGATGAATCTGGCGATTGAAGAAATGGAATCGCTGGTCGACGTAGACGGTTCCGTTGTCCGCATCCGCGCAGAAAATTTCAACTAA
- a CDS encoding thioredoxin fold domain-containing protein: MKLRTLAAMAGLMMPLVAVPAVNAGEVEDAITERLSQAVPGLRILSVSKSEAPGLYEVQSSNGDTIYTTEDGVYLLTGDMLKVTEKGIANVTEEARAQVRQKQMAEFGDDGIISYPAKGKQKAVIDVFTDIDCPYCRKLHDEVPQLNDYGITVNYYAFPRSGPNTPSFRKYESVWCADDQQNAMDTAKAGKSVPSETCENPVAEQYQLGGKVGVTGTPAIVLEDGNMIRGYVPARNLAEGLGLL, translated from the coding sequence ATGAAGCTAAGAACTTTGGCCGCTATGGCGGGCCTGATGATGCCGTTGGTCGCTGTGCCAGCAGTAAATGCTGGTGAAGTTGAAGATGCCATCACTGAACGTTTGTCGCAGGCAGTGCCTGGTTTGCGAATACTGTCTGTGAGCAAGTCGGAGGCCCCGGGCCTTTACGAAGTGCAAAGCAGTAATGGTGACACTATTTACACCACGGAAGATGGTGTCTATCTGTTGACTGGCGACATGTTAAAAGTTACCGAAAAAGGTATTGCCAATGTAACAGAAGAGGCGCGGGCTCAGGTGCGCCAGAAACAGATGGCAGAATTTGGTGACGATGGAATTATCTCTTACCCGGCAAAAGGTAAGCAGAAAGCCGTTATCGATGTGTTTACCGACATTGATTGCCCATACTGCAGGAAGTTGCACGACGAAGTGCCGCAACTCAATGATTATGGTATTACCGTCAACTACTATGCTTTCCCGCGCTCAGGTCCTAATACTCCTTCATTTCGGAAGTACGAATCGGTGTGGTGTGCAGATGATCAGCAGAATGCTATGGACACAGCCAAAGCTGGTAAATCAGTACCAAGTGAAACCTGTGAGAATCCGGTCGCGGAACAATATCAGCTAGGTGGTAAGGTCGGTGTAACCGGAACTCCGGCGATTGTTCTGGAAGACGGTAACATGATTCGTGGTTATGTTCCGGCTCGTAATCTGGCAGAAGGCCTTGGTCTGCTCTAA
- the xerD gene encoding site-specific tyrosine recombinase XerD produces MLRVEDESLIVAFADAIWLEDGLGEKTRAAYASDLSGLSLWLQQQRGAPGLRSAARTDLLAWMSQGMADGLKASTAARRLSGIRRFYRYLLREGLIAEDPTLRIDSPRLPRRLPDTLTEGDVERLLAEPDPELPLELRDRAMLEILYGCGLRVTELTGLTVDQVNLRQGVVRVNGKGGKERLVPLGEEAVDWLVRYMREARAELLKGKSSDALFPGNRASAMTRQTFWYRIKLYASRSGIQKHLSPHTLRHAFATHLLNHGADLRVVQMLLGHSDLSTTQIYTHVARQRLQDLHQTHHPRG; encoded by the coding sequence TTGCTCAGAGTTGAAGATGAGTCGTTGATTGTCGCGTTTGCCGATGCCATTTGGCTTGAGGACGGTTTGGGTGAGAAAACCCGAGCGGCCTATGCCAGTGATTTGTCGGGTCTTTCGTTATGGCTGCAGCAACAGCGCGGAGCCCCCGGTTTGCGCTCGGCAGCGCGTACCGACCTATTGGCATGGATGTCTCAGGGGATGGCTGACGGCTTAAAGGCAAGCACCGCAGCGCGTCGTCTTTCTGGCATCCGGCGCTTCTACCGCTATTTGTTACGAGAAGGGCTGATAGCCGAAGATCCGACGTTACGGATAGACAGTCCGCGCTTGCCTCGACGGCTGCCCGATACCTTGACCGAGGGCGATGTCGAGCGATTGTTGGCCGAGCCTGACCCGGAATTGCCGCTGGAATTGCGAGACCGAGCCATGCTTGAGATTTTGTACGGTTGCGGCTTGCGTGTAACGGAGTTAACCGGTCTGACGGTTGATCAGGTCAATCTCCGCCAGGGTGTGGTTCGCGTTAATGGGAAGGGCGGGAAAGAAAGGTTGGTGCCTCTAGGTGAAGAGGCTGTTGATTGGCTCGTCCGCTATATGCGCGAAGCTAGGGCTGAGCTGTTAAAGGGCAAGAGCAGTGATGCGCTTTTTCCCGGAAATCGCGCCAGTGCGATGACTCGGCAGACTTTTTGGTATCGTATCAAGTTATACGCCTCCCGCTCTGGTATACAGAAACATTTGTCGCCCCATACACTCCGACATGCCTTTGCAACTCACTTGCTTAATCATGGTGCCGATCTGAGAGTGGTGCAGATGCTGCTTGGTCATTCAGACCTTTCAACGACCCAGATTTATACTCATGTTGCTCGCCAGCGATTGCAGGATCTGCATCAGACACACCATCCCAGAGGCTGA
- the rplS gene encoding 50S ribosomal protein L19, giving the protein MSGKNNIISQLETEQMTKELPAFAPGDTVVVQVRVKEGNRERLQAFEGVVIGKRNRGMNSSFTVRKISYGVGVERTFQTYSSLVDSVSVKRRGDVRQAKLYYLRDLSGKAARIKEKLG; this is encoded by the coding sequence ATGAGCGGCAAGAACAACATCATCAGTCAACTTGAAACAGAACAGATGACCAAGGAACTCCCAGCGTTTGCGCCGGGCGACACCGTGGTTGTTCAGGTTCGCGTTAAAGAAGGTAACCGTGAGCGTCTGCAGGCGTTCGAAGGTGTGGTTATCGGTAAGCGCAACCGTGGTATGAACTCTTCCTTCACTGTTCGTAAGATTTCTTACGGCGTGGGTGTTGAGCGTACCTTCCAGACTTATTCTTCTCTGGTAGACAGCGTCAGCGTGAAGCGTCGTGGTGACGTGCGTCAGGCTAAGCTTTACTACCTGCGCGACCTGTCTGGTAAGGCAGCTCGTATCAAGGAAAAGCTGGGCTGA
- the trmD gene encoding tRNA (guanosine(37)-N1)-methyltransferase TrmD, with product MWIGAVSLFPDMFSSVTDYGITGRAAREGLLTFKSWNPRDFTHDRHRTVDDRPYGGGPGMLMKIQPLRDAIHEARASAPGKACVVYLSPQGERLDQSVVESLAAEKQLILVAGRYEGVDERLISAEVDREVSLGDFVLSGGELAAMAVIDAVTRLIPGALGHAQSAEQDSFADGLLDCPHYTRPEVYEGQAVPEVLLGGHHEQIRRWRLKESLRRTRERRPDLLEERVFTEEERQLLGEILNEPGASESSGH from the coding sequence GTGTGGATTGGCGCAGTCAGTCTGTTTCCGGACATGTTTTCTTCGGTGACGGATTACGGGATTACCGGTAGGGCCGCTCGAGAAGGTCTTTTGACGTTCAAGAGCTGGAACCCACGGGACTTCACGCATGATCGTCACCGTACTGTTGATGACCGGCCCTATGGCGGTGGTCCGGGCATGCTGATGAAAATTCAGCCGCTCCGGGATGCTATCCATGAGGCGCGGGCATCGGCACCCGGCAAGGCCTGTGTGGTCTATCTTTCTCCGCAGGGTGAAAGGCTGGATCAGTCGGTAGTCGAGTCTCTCGCTGCCGAAAAGCAGCTGATTCTCGTTGCCGGTCGTTACGAGGGCGTTGATGAACGCCTGATATCGGCGGAAGTCGACCGGGAAGTGTCACTGGGTGACTTTGTGCTCTCAGGTGGTGAACTGGCGGCGATGGCTGTAATTGATGCGGTAACACGCCTCATCCCCGGAGCGCTGGGTCATGCGCAGTCGGCAGAGCAAGATTCCTTTGCTGATGGTTTGCTGGATTGTCCGCACTACACCCGGCCCGAGGTTTACGAAGGTCAGGCGGTGCCGGAAGTTCTTTTGGGCGGTCACCATGAACAGATCCGGCGTTGGCGGTTGAAAGAATCGTTGAGGCGAACACGGGAGCGACGCCCCGACCTGCTCGAAGAGCGGGTGTTTACGGAAGAAGAGCGTCAGCTACTGGGTGAAATTTTGAACGAACCGGGTGCCTCTGAATCATCAGGGCATTGA
- the rimM gene encoding ribosome maturation factor RimM (Essential for efficient processing of 16S rRNA), producing MTQNSQETVIGRVTSVFGVKGWLKVFSDTDPKEGILNYRDWTLVLDGKRIPAKLEDGRRQGQGIVVKLKGLDDREVARTYAGAEIRVPTEQLPALPSGEFYWFQLEGLTVFTVEDECLGKVHHLLETGANDVLVVHATAGSIDQRERLIPYLPDQVVMSVDLSGSRMVVDWDPEF from the coding sequence ATGACACAGAATTCGCAGGAAACTGTGATCGGCCGGGTAACCTCGGTGTTTGGGGTCAAGGGTTGGCTTAAGGTCTTCTCTGATACCGATCCCAAAGAAGGCATACTGAACTATCGTGATTGGACCTTGGTCCTTGACGGTAAGCGTATCCCGGCAAAGCTTGAAGATGGTCGCCGCCAAGGGCAGGGGATCGTCGTCAAGCTGAAAGGACTTGATGATCGTGAAGTGGCTCGCACCTACGCGGGGGCCGAGATCAGAGTTCCAACTGAGCAGTTGCCAGCGCTCCCCAGTGGGGAGTTCTACTGGTTTCAGCTGGAAGGTCTGACTGTCTTCACGGTTGAAGATGAGTGCCTGGGGAAGGTGCATCATCTTCTGGAAACAGGTGCCAACGATGTGTTGGTTGTGCATGCGACAGCCGGTTCCATTGACCAGCGCGAACGATTGATCCCGTATCTGCCGGATCAGGTAGTTATGAGCGTGGATTTGAGTGGTTCGCGAATGGTGGTCGATTGGGATCCGGAGTTCTGA
- the rpsP gene encoding 30S ribosomal protein S16 has product MVTIRLARGGSKKRPFYHLTVTDSRKSRDGRFIERVGFFNPVARGQEERLRVNRERVDYWVGQGAQTSDRVAQLLKTAE; this is encoded by the coding sequence ATGGTAACAATCCGTTTGGCTCGTGGCGGCTCTAAGAAGCGCCCGTTCTACCATCTGACAGTCACTGACAGCCGTAAATCTCGTGACGGCCGTTTCATTGAGCGTGTTGGTTTCTTTAACCCGGTTGCTCGCGGCCAGGAAGAGCGTCTGCGTGTAAACCGTGAGCGCGTTGATTACTGGGTGGGCCAAGGCGCTCAGACCAGCGATCGCGTTGCGCAGCTGCTTAAGACTGCAGAGTAA
- the ffh gene encoding signal recognition particle protein yields the protein MFENLQDRLSGSLRKISGQARLTDDNIKDTLREVRMALLEADVALPVVKDFVEGVRKRAIGQEVQRSLTPGQVFVKVVQQELERVMGEGNESLNLSTRPPAVIMMAGLQGAGKTTTVAKLSRFLKEREKKSVMVVSADVYRPAAIQQLETLASEVGVEFFPSSVDQDPVDIANGAIDAARRKHVDVVILDTAGRLHVDEQMMGEIGRLHAAVEPIETLFVVDSMTGQDAANTAKAFNDALPLTGVVLTKTDGDARGGAALSVRHITGKPIKFLGIGEKTDALEPFHPERVASRILGMGDVLSLIEEAERKLDKQKAEKLTKKIKKGKGFDLEDFRDQLQQMKNMGGIGGLLDKLPGMGQMAQMAQQQVNDKSVGQMEAIICSMTPKERRYPDVINNSRKRRIASGSGTQIQDVNRLLKQHKQMAKMMKKFGKKGGMANMMRGLGGMMPPGGGGGGMPPFGRM from the coding sequence ATGTTTGAGAATCTCCAGGACCGGCTATCCGGTAGTTTGCGCAAGATCTCTGGTCAAGCGCGCCTCACCGACGACAACATTAAGGACACGCTGCGCGAAGTTCGCATGGCGTTGCTTGAGGCCGATGTGGCGTTGCCGGTGGTCAAAGACTTTGTCGAGGGTGTGCGTAAGCGCGCGATCGGCCAGGAAGTGCAGCGAAGTCTGACTCCGGGCCAGGTGTTCGTCAAAGTTGTTCAGCAAGAGCTTGAACGGGTTATGGGTGAGGGTAATGAGTCCCTTAACCTTTCCACGCGTCCGCCTGCGGTCATTATGATGGCGGGCCTTCAGGGCGCGGGTAAGACCACGACGGTCGCCAAGCTGTCTCGTTTCCTTAAAGAGCGCGAGAAAAAGTCTGTCATGGTCGTCAGTGCGGACGTGTATCGTCCTGCAGCGATTCAACAGTTAGAAACTCTTGCCTCCGAAGTCGGGGTTGAGTTCTTCCCTAGTAGCGTGGATCAGGATCCTGTTGATATTGCTAACGGTGCGATTGACGCAGCCCGACGCAAACACGTGGATGTGGTTATCCTTGATACCGCGGGCCGTCTGCATGTCGATGAGCAGATGATGGGCGAGATTGGCCGTTTGCATGCGGCCGTAGAGCCGATCGAAACGCTGTTCGTGGTTGACTCCATGACAGGTCAGGACGCGGCAAATACAGCTAAAGCGTTTAATGATGCGTTGCCTCTGACGGGTGTGGTGCTCACCAAGACTGACGGTGACGCTCGGGGTGGTGCAGCGCTCTCTGTTCGCCATATTACTGGTAAGCCTATCAAGTTCCTGGGTATCGGCGAGAAAACGGATGCTCTTGAGCCGTTCCACCCGGAGCGGGTCGCTTCGCGAATCCTTGGTATGGGCGATGTGCTGTCGCTTATCGAAGAGGCCGAGCGCAAGCTGGATAAGCAGAAAGCTGAAAAGCTGACTAAGAAAATCAAAAAGGGCAAAGGTTTTGACCTGGAAGATTTTCGGGACCAGCTTCAGCAGATGAAAAATATGGGTGGCATTGGTGGGTTGCTCGACAAGTTGCCGGGCATGGGGCAAATGGCCCAGATGGCCCAGCAGCAGGTCAATGACAAGTCAGTAGGGCAGATGGAAGCCATCATATGCTCTATGACCCCGAAGGAGCGCCGTTATCCGGATGTCATCAATAACTCGCGTAAACGCCGCATTGCTTCTGGTTCCGGCACCCAGATACAGGATGTGAACCGTTTGCTTAAGCAGCATAAGCAGATGGCGAAAATGATGAAAAAGTTTGGCAAGAAAGGCGGAATGGCCAACATGATGCGCGGTCTAGGTGGTATGATGCCACCTGGCGGCGGCGGTGGCGGAATGCCTCCGTTTGGCCGTATGTAA
- the ccsA gene encoding cytochrome c biogenesis protein CcsA, translating to MGTLIIAVTALFLYSVGTALQALHFRGKVETSLAITTLIGILALTGHGLLIAQTVYSDGGFDFSFFKSSVLISWLIVFLLLGLNLTKPVGSLFLGAYPIAAGTITMALIVHTESRLVSGHSYGMLSHVALSVTAYSLFTLAAIQAVLLYVQNRQLKHNYNSRLIRNLPPLQTMESLLFEMVWAGVVLLVLAIITGAIFIEDLFAQDLAHKTIFSLLSLLVFASLLIGRYTKGWRGLTASRWTLTGCALLMIAFYGSKFVLELLFR from the coding sequence ATGGGAACGCTGATTATCGCGGTTACCGCACTTTTCTTGTACAGCGTTGGAACTGCCCTGCAAGCACTCCACTTCAGAGGCAAAGTCGAAACCAGCCTTGCCATTACAACGCTCATCGGTATCCTCGCCCTGACTGGGCATGGGTTGCTCATCGCACAAACCGTGTATTCAGACGGCGGCTTCGATTTCAGCTTTTTCAAAAGCTCGGTCTTGATCTCCTGGCTCATCGTTTTTCTATTACTGGGCCTGAATCTGACCAAACCGGTCGGCAGCCTATTTCTCGGTGCCTATCCCATAGCCGCCGGCACCATTACAATGGCCCTCATCGTACACACCGAATCACGTTTAGTGTCAGGGCATAGCTACGGAATGCTCTCTCACGTTGCCCTATCCGTTACCGCATATAGCCTGTTCACACTGGCCGCCATCCAGGCTGTGCTGCTTTACGTTCAAAACCGGCAACTAAAACACAATTACAACAGCCGTCTGATTCGCAACCTACCCCCGTTACAGACAATGGAATCACTGCTCTTTGAGATGGTATGGGCAGGCGTGGTCTTGCTGGTTCTGGCCATTATCACCGGGGCGATTTTCATTGAAGACCTGTTCGCTCAGGACCTGGCCCACAAAACCATCTTCTCCCTTCTGTCGCTTTTAGTGTTTGCCAGCCTCCTTATTGGTCGATACACCAAAGGCTGGAGAGGACTTACGGCAAGCCGCTGGACATTGACCGGTTGCGCGCTTCTTATGATCGCCTTTTACGGCAGCAAATTCGTACTCGAACTGCTGTTCCGATAA